A genomic region of Ammospiza nelsoni isolate bAmmNel1 chromosome 3, bAmmNel1.pri, whole genome shotgun sequence contains the following coding sequences:
- the BPNT1 gene encoding 3'(2'),5'-bisphosphate nucleotidase 1, which yields MASPALLMRVVASAYSVAEKAATIVRNVMSAGDLGIVEKAGPNDLQTKADRLVQMSICASLARKFPKVTIIGEEELPTDDVTEDLIENGHCEEILKKPCPAQYTGIKEEELVIWVDPLDGTKEYTEGLLDHVTVLIGIAYGGKAIAGVINQPYYNYEAGANAVLGRTIWGVLGMGAFGFQLTEAPAGKHIVVTTRSHSSALVNECIAALNPDHVIRVGGAGNKIIQLIEGKASAYVFASPGCKKWDTCAPEAILHAVGGKLTDICGNSFQYNKEVKHMNSAGVLATLRNYDYYASRIPNTVKESLVP from the exons ATggcttctccagctcttctcatGCGTGTGGTGGCCTCAGCATACTCTGTTGCAGAAAAAGCTGCAACAATTGTTAGAAATGTCATGTCTGCAGGAGATCTGGGCATAGTTGAGAAG GCTGGACCCAATGACTTGCAGACCAAAGCTGACCGACTGGTACAGATGAGCATTTGTGCTTCCCTGGCACGGAAGTTTCCCAAGGTGACAATCATAGGAGAAGAA GAGCTGCCCACTGATGATGTAACTGAGGATTTAATTGAAAATGGTCACTGTGAAGAAATACTGAAGAAACCTTGTCCTGCTCAGTACACAGGAATTAAAGAGGAAGAG cTTGTAATATGGGTTGATCCCTTGGATGGAACCAAGGAGTACACTGAAG GTCTCCTTGACCATGTAACAGTTCTCATTGGAATTGCCTATGGAGGCAAAGCAATAGCAGGAGTTATTAATCAGCCATATTACAACTATGAG GCAGGAGCTaatgctgtgctgggcaggacaATCTGGGGAGTGCTGGGCATGGGTGCCTTTGGCTTTCAGCTGACAGAAGCTCCTGCTGGCAAACACATCGTGGTTACCACGCGCTcccacagcagtgccctggtgAACGAGTGCATCGCTGCCTTGAACCCAGACCATGTCATCAGAGTTGGAGGAGCAGGAAACAAG ATCATTCAACTCATAGAAGGCAAAGCATCTGCTTATGTATTTGCCAGTCCTGGGTGCAAGAAGTGGGATACATGTGCACCTGAAGCTATCCTACATGCTGTGGGAG gcaagTTAACTGATATCTGTGGAAATTCATTTCAGTATAACAAGGAGGTGAAACACATGAATTCAGCTGGGGTCCTTGCCACTTTGAGAAATTATGACTACTATGCCAGTCGCATTCCAAACACTGTGAAAGAATCTCTTGTGCCTTAA